CCGTCATCCAGCGAATCGCCTCATCCGCGACACAGGGAGAAACCATGTCGGCTTTTATGGCCGTAGAGACGATCCCGGTCCCCAAAGGCTTGGTGAGAATGAGTCGATCGCCGGGGCGGGCGGTGCTGTTGCGCACGATGCGGTCGGGATTGATGAGCCCGGTGACCGAAAGGCCATATTTCAGCTCATGGTCCTCCACCGTATGCCCGCCCACAAGGCAGGCGCCAGCCTCGCGCACCGCATCGAGACCGCCGGCCATGATGTCGGCCAGGATCTGCCCCGGCAACGTGCAGGCGGGAAAGAACGCCAGGTTCATGGCGGTGGCCGGCCGCCCCCCCATTGCATAGACGTCGGAAAGTGCGTTTGCCGCTGCAATCCGGCCGAACGTGAACGGGTCATCCACCAGCGGGGTGATGATATCCACGGTCTCCACAAGGGCAAGCCCCTCACCTATCCGGTAGACTCCCGCATCGTCGGCAGTCTCCGGCCCCACGAGGAGGTTCGCATCGTCCCCCTTGCCAATGATGCCGCTCAGAGCGTCTTCCAGGCCCGCCGGGCCCAGTTTTGCCGCTCAGCCCGCAGCTTTCACCATTGATGTCAGCTTGATTTTCTGTCGTGTCATAAATCACAGATCCCGGTATTTAGTCACCGTGTCGCATTCAGGTAAACCCGCGGCACCCGCTTGCTGATGCCGCAGAAAATCTCGTAGGGGATGGTTCCGGCCCAGGTAGCCAACTCCTCGGCCCTGACACAGTTCCCCTCCCGGTCGCAACCGAGGAGCGTCACCTCGTCACCCACGGCCACGCCCGGTATATGGGTCACGTCGAACATGATCCAGTCCATGCAGACGGTACCGGCGACCCGGGCGCGTTCTCCCCGGATCAACGCCTCCCCCCGGTTGGTCAACGCCCGGTTGTAGCCGTCGGCGTAACCCACTGGAACGCTTGCGATGAGGCGCCGGTCAGGGGCGGTGTAGCGGCGTGCATAGCTTATGCTCGTGCCGGGCTCCACCCACTTGAGCATGGCCACGGTGCTCCGCAGCCTCATTATGGGGCGAAGAGACATCTTCCCCTCGAAATCCCCCGACGGAAGAGCACCGTAAAGCACGATACCGGGACGGGCCAGATTGCAGAACGGCAAGCTCATGCCGAAGGCCGCCGCGCTATTGGCAATGTGAACATAACGGGGGTTGAGCCCCACCGCCCGCGCCTCGGCCACCGCCTGGGCAAATACGGCTGCCTGGCGCTCCGAGAAACGGCGGCCGTCATCATCCAGTTCATCGGCAGAAGCGAAGTGGGAGAAAATCCCCTCCAGTTCCACGGAACGCATCTCCCGCAGTTCCCGGAAAAAGGCAGGGGCATCGGCGGCGGAAACCCCCAGCCGCCCCATGCCGGTGTCCAT
The nucleotide sequence above comes from Geobacter benzoatilyticus. Encoded proteins:
- the selD gene encoding selenide, water dikinase SelD, with the protein product MTRQKIKLTSMVKAAGUAAKLGPAGLEDALSGIIGKGDDANLLVGPETADDAGVYRIGEGLALVETVDIITPLVDDPFTFGRIAAANALSDVYAMGGRPATAMNLAFFPACTLPGQILADIMAGGLDAVREAGACLVGGHTVEDHELKYGLSVTGLINPDRIVRNSTARPGDRLILTKPLGTGIVSTAIKADMVSPCVADEAIRWMTALNAGAAELMLECGASACTDVTGFGLVGHACEMARGAGVTLEIGLDRVPLMQGVMDLASDGLVPAGCYRNRDHYASFVSFPAGADDRMLPLFDPQTSGGLLMALAPESASAFLLAAAGRGLFAVAVGDVLPRRDHAVVIV
- the alr gene encoding alanine racemase, translating into MESRPTIAEIDLAALRDNFSLVQRTVPPGCGLLAIVKADAYGHGFMDISRELESLGVAAFGVAFLAEGIQLRKSGIDRPVLILGGVYPGQERKCVGFNLSTAVFSLEQARVLNDTASRLYRKAKIHVKMDTGMGRLGVSAADAPAFFRELREMRSVELEGIFSHFASADELDDDGRRFSERQAAVFAQAVAEARAVGLNPRYVHIANSAAAFGMSLPFCNLARPGIVLYGALPSGDFEGKMSLRPIMRLRSTVAMLKWVEPGTSISYARRYTAPDRRLIASVPVGYADGYNRALTNRGEALIRGERARVAGTVCMDWIMFDVTHIPGVAVGDEVTLLGCDREGNCVRAEELATWAGTIPYEIFCGISKRVPRVYLNATR